The following are encoded together in the Girardinichthys multiradiatus isolate DD_20200921_A chromosome X, DD_fGirMul_XY1, whole genome shotgun sequence genome:
- the LOC124862767 gene encoding HMG box-containing protein 4-like isoform X1 gives MAYEELKEMGSDGGLVAGRSQREKRRSYKDLLREEEEIAAEVRKSSKKRPKDSELFMLGGDFHKKKKKHSDDHYYRDHDGLGPPPHKKKHKSVERSPPLSSPSSLLPADTAMGLLQAITSPMATGSDPSPHLHKKPSYPTFSSHSSKDRKRESSGSKGSHSLSHSRPMSLSSSSSSFKKHSSSKSSLFHGGAPKEEPLTLREADGLKMKLIMSPEKEEPESFPIMPHLSKVSVKKEKDRERMQPSKSPKKKLPQNRDPLPVVGKEVEVEGHYGGGVGDESSSSGAELEAGELIIDDSYTHLSKKKKKSKKSKKKKDKEKDRDKDKSGKDKKHSKSFGESSRSHSHSHPTVSHSAVGPMYAMSKPITPHHQGHDGTTEKKKKKEDKDREKHDKDKEKTKKKTTTAYQVFCKEYRVNINAEQPGLDFGELSKKLAEVWKAMPEKDKLVWRQKAQYLQHKQNKAEATTVKQKPSSEGKTKVVGTTAGLVSPARTPGAMSLSPARVPDVDPIDAAAHLQLLGESLSLIGHRLQETEGMVAVSGSLSVLLDSILCALGPLTCLTAQIPQLNGCPRNVLSNTLDNIAYIMPGL, from the exons ATGGCATATGAGGAGTTAAAGG AGATGGGGTCAGATGGAGGCCTCGTTGCTGGTCGTAGCCAGAGGGagaaaaggaggtcctacaagGATTTGTTACGAGAGGAAGAAGAGATTGCTGCAGAGGTCCGAAAGTCATCCAAAAAACGTCCAAAG GATTCAGAGCTTTTCATGCTGGGAGGGGACTtccacaagaagaagaagaaacacagTGACGACCACTATTACCGGG ATCATGATGGTTTAGGCCCACCTCCTCATAAGAAAAAGCATAAGTCTGTAGAGCGCTCTCCACCTCTTTCTTCACCCTCTTCATTGCTCCCGGCAGACACCGCAATGGGCCTCCTGCAGGCCATCACCTCTCCAATGGCTACAGGTTCGGACCCCAGCCCCCACTTGCACAAGAAACCCTCTTATCCCACCTTCTCGTCGCATTCCTCCAAGGACCGCAAACGTGAGAGCAGCGGAAGCAAAGGGAGCCACTCCTTATCACACTCCCGCCCCATGTCTCTGTCGTCATCGTCTTCTTCTTTTAAGAAGCATTCTTCCTCCAAGTCGTCGCTGTTTCACGGCGGAGCTCCCAAAGAGGAACCCCTTACGTTGCGTGAGGCCGACGGGCTGAAAATGAAGCTCATCATGTCGCCAGAGAAAGAGGAGCCGGAAAGCTTTCCAATAATGCCACACTTATCCAAAGTTAGTGTGAAAAAAGAGAAGGACAGAGAGAGGATGCAGCCGTCAAAGTCGCCCAAGAAGAAGCTGCCGCAGAACAGAGACCCGCTGCCTGTAGTGGGGAAGGAGGTGGAGGTAGAAG GTCATTATGGAGGTGGCGTGGGAGATGAGAGTTCTTCATCTGGGGCAGAACTGGAGGCTGGGGAACTGATAATAGACGATTCATATACACacctttcaaaaaagaaaaagaagagcaagaaaagcaagaagaaaaaggacaaagagAAAGACAGAGACAAGGACAAAAGTGGGAAGGACAAGAAGCACAGCAAAAGTTTTGGAG AATCTTCAAGAAGCCACAGCCACTCCCATCCTACTGTCAGCCATAGTGCTGTTGGCCCAATGTATGCTATGAGCAAGCCCATCACCCCTCACCATCAAGGCCATGATGGAAcaacagagaagaagaagaagaaagaagataAAGACAGAGAAAAGCATGATAAGGATAAAGAAAAG ACCAAGAAGAAGACGACGACAGCATATCAGGTGTTTTGTAAAGAGTACAGGGTCAACATAAACGCTGAGCAGCCAGGTTTAG ATTTTGGCGAGCTAAGCAAGAAGCTGGCAGAGGTGTGGAAGGCCATGCCTGAGAAAGACAAACTA GTTTGGAGGCAGAAGGCCCAGTACCTGCAACACAAGCAGAACAAAGCTGAGGCCACCACTGTGAAGCAAAAGCCCTCCAGTGAGGGCAAAACCAAAG TTGTAGGAACAACAGCAGGGCTGGTGTCACCAGCCAGAACACCGGGCGCTATGTCGCTGTCCCCGGCCCGAGTGCCAGATGTTGACCCCATCGACGCGGCAGCTCACCTGCAGCTGCTTGGAGAGTCCCTGTCTCTGATTGGCCATCGGCTGCAAGAAACAGAA GGGATGGTGGCAGTGTCTGGGAGTTTGTCCGTTCTTCTGGACTCCATCCTGTGTGCTCTCGGCCCGTTGACCTGCCTCACAGCACAGATACCACAGTTAAATGGATGTCCTCGAAATGTCCTG TCAAACACATTGGACAACATTGCCTACATCATGCCCGGTCTGTGA
- the LOC124862767 gene encoding HMG box-containing protein 4-like isoform X2 codes for MGSDGGLVAGRSQREKRRSYKDLLREEEEIAAEVRKSSKKRPKDSELFMLGGDFHKKKKKHSDDHYYRDHDGLGPPPHKKKHKSVERSPPLSSPSSLLPADTAMGLLQAITSPMATGSDPSPHLHKKPSYPTFSSHSSKDRKRESSGSKGSHSLSHSRPMSLSSSSSSFKKHSSSKSSLFHGGAPKEEPLTLREADGLKMKLIMSPEKEEPESFPIMPHLSKVSVKKEKDRERMQPSKSPKKKLPQNRDPLPVVGKEVEVEGHYGGGVGDESSSSGAELEAGELIIDDSYTHLSKKKKKSKKSKKKKDKEKDRDKDKSGKDKKHSKSFGESSRSHSHSHPTVSHSAVGPMYAMSKPITPHHQGHDGTTEKKKKKEDKDREKHDKDKEKTKKKTTTAYQVFCKEYRVNINAEQPGLDFGELSKKLAEVWKAMPEKDKLVWRQKAQYLQHKQNKAEATTVKQKPSSEGKTKVVGTTAGLVSPARTPGAMSLSPARVPDVDPIDAAAHLQLLGESLSLIGHRLQETEGMVAVSGSLSVLLDSILCALGPLTCLTAQIPQLNGCPRNVLSNTLDNIAYIMPGL; via the exons ATGGGGTCAGATGGAGGCCTCGTTGCTGGTCGTAGCCAGAGGGagaaaaggaggtcctacaagGATTTGTTACGAGAGGAAGAAGAGATTGCTGCAGAGGTCCGAAAGTCATCCAAAAAACGTCCAAAG GATTCAGAGCTTTTCATGCTGGGAGGGGACTtccacaagaagaagaagaaacacagTGACGACCACTATTACCGGG ATCATGATGGTTTAGGCCCACCTCCTCATAAGAAAAAGCATAAGTCTGTAGAGCGCTCTCCACCTCTTTCTTCACCCTCTTCATTGCTCCCGGCAGACACCGCAATGGGCCTCCTGCAGGCCATCACCTCTCCAATGGCTACAGGTTCGGACCCCAGCCCCCACTTGCACAAGAAACCCTCTTATCCCACCTTCTCGTCGCATTCCTCCAAGGACCGCAAACGTGAGAGCAGCGGAAGCAAAGGGAGCCACTCCTTATCACACTCCCGCCCCATGTCTCTGTCGTCATCGTCTTCTTCTTTTAAGAAGCATTCTTCCTCCAAGTCGTCGCTGTTTCACGGCGGAGCTCCCAAAGAGGAACCCCTTACGTTGCGTGAGGCCGACGGGCTGAAAATGAAGCTCATCATGTCGCCAGAGAAAGAGGAGCCGGAAAGCTTTCCAATAATGCCACACTTATCCAAAGTTAGTGTGAAAAAAGAGAAGGACAGAGAGAGGATGCAGCCGTCAAAGTCGCCCAAGAAGAAGCTGCCGCAGAACAGAGACCCGCTGCCTGTAGTGGGGAAGGAGGTGGAGGTAGAAG GTCATTATGGAGGTGGCGTGGGAGATGAGAGTTCTTCATCTGGGGCAGAACTGGAGGCTGGGGAACTGATAATAGACGATTCATATACACacctttcaaaaaagaaaaagaagagcaagaaaagcaagaagaaaaaggacaaagagAAAGACAGAGACAAGGACAAAAGTGGGAAGGACAAGAAGCACAGCAAAAGTTTTGGAG AATCTTCAAGAAGCCACAGCCACTCCCATCCTACTGTCAGCCATAGTGCTGTTGGCCCAATGTATGCTATGAGCAAGCCCATCACCCCTCACCATCAAGGCCATGATGGAAcaacagagaagaagaagaagaaagaagataAAGACAGAGAAAAGCATGATAAGGATAAAGAAAAG ACCAAGAAGAAGACGACGACAGCATATCAGGTGTTTTGTAAAGAGTACAGGGTCAACATAAACGCTGAGCAGCCAGGTTTAG ATTTTGGCGAGCTAAGCAAGAAGCTGGCAGAGGTGTGGAAGGCCATGCCTGAGAAAGACAAACTA GTTTGGAGGCAGAAGGCCCAGTACCTGCAACACAAGCAGAACAAAGCTGAGGCCACCACTGTGAAGCAAAAGCCCTCCAGTGAGGGCAAAACCAAAG TTGTAGGAACAACAGCAGGGCTGGTGTCACCAGCCAGAACACCGGGCGCTATGTCGCTGTCCCCGGCCCGAGTGCCAGATGTTGACCCCATCGACGCGGCAGCTCACCTGCAGCTGCTTGGAGAGTCCCTGTCTCTGATTGGCCATCGGCTGCAAGAAACAGAA GGGATGGTGGCAGTGTCTGGGAGTTTGTCCGTTCTTCTGGACTCCATCCTGTGTGCTCTCGGCCCGTTGACCTGCCTCACAGCACAGATACCACAGTTAAATGGATGTCCTCGAAATGTCCTG TCAAACACATTGGACAACATTGCCTACATCATGCCCGGTCTGTGA
- the LOC124862767 gene encoding HMG domain-containing protein 4-like isoform X3, which translates to MGLLQAITSPMATGSDPSPHLHKKPSYPTFSSHSSKDRKRESSGSKGSHSLSHSRPMSLSSSSSSFKKHSSSKSSLFHGGAPKEEPLTLREADGLKMKLIMSPEKEEPESFPIMPHLSKVSVKKEKDRERMQPSKSPKKKLPQNRDPLPVVGKEVEVEGHYGGGVGDESSSSGAELEAGELIIDDSYTHLSKKKKKSKKSKKKKDKEKDRDKDKSGKDKKHSKSFGESSRSHSHSHPTVSHSAVGPMYAMSKPITPHHQGHDGTTEKKKKKEDKDREKHDKDKEKTKKKTTTAYQVFCKEYRVNINAEQPGLDFGELSKKLAEVWKAMPEKDKLVWRQKAQYLQHKQNKAEATTVKQKPSSEGKTKVVGTTAGLVSPARTPGAMSLSPARVPDVDPIDAAAHLQLLGESLSLIGHRLQETEGMVAVSGSLSVLLDSILCALGPLTCLTAQIPQLNGCPRNVLSNTLDNIAYIMPGL; encoded by the exons ATGGGCCTCCTGCAGGCCATCACCTCTCCAATGGCTACAGGTTCGGACCCCAGCCCCCACTTGCACAAGAAACCCTCTTATCCCACCTTCTCGTCGCATTCCTCCAAGGACCGCAAACGTGAGAGCAGCGGAAGCAAAGGGAGCCACTCCTTATCACACTCCCGCCCCATGTCTCTGTCGTCATCGTCTTCTTCTTTTAAGAAGCATTCTTCCTCCAAGTCGTCGCTGTTTCACGGCGGAGCTCCCAAAGAGGAACCCCTTACGTTGCGTGAGGCCGACGGGCTGAAAATGAAGCTCATCATGTCGCCAGAGAAAGAGGAGCCGGAAAGCTTTCCAATAATGCCACACTTATCCAAAGTTAGTGTGAAAAAAGAGAAGGACAGAGAGAGGATGCAGCCGTCAAAGTCGCCCAAGAAGAAGCTGCCGCAGAACAGAGACCCGCTGCCTGTAGTGGGGAAGGAGGTGGAGGTAGAAG GTCATTATGGAGGTGGCGTGGGAGATGAGAGTTCTTCATCTGGGGCAGAACTGGAGGCTGGGGAACTGATAATAGACGATTCATATACACacctttcaaaaaagaaaaagaagagcaagaaaagcaagaagaaaaaggacaaagagAAAGACAGAGACAAGGACAAAAGTGGGAAGGACAAGAAGCACAGCAAAAGTTTTGGAG AATCTTCAAGAAGCCACAGCCACTCCCATCCTACTGTCAGCCATAGTGCTGTTGGCCCAATGTATGCTATGAGCAAGCCCATCACCCCTCACCATCAAGGCCATGATGGAAcaacagagaagaagaagaagaaagaagataAAGACAGAGAAAAGCATGATAAGGATAAAGAAAAG ACCAAGAAGAAGACGACGACAGCATATCAGGTGTTTTGTAAAGAGTACAGGGTCAACATAAACGCTGAGCAGCCAGGTTTAG ATTTTGGCGAGCTAAGCAAGAAGCTGGCAGAGGTGTGGAAGGCCATGCCTGAGAAAGACAAACTA GTTTGGAGGCAGAAGGCCCAGTACCTGCAACACAAGCAGAACAAAGCTGAGGCCACCACTGTGAAGCAAAAGCCCTCCAGTGAGGGCAAAACCAAAG TTGTAGGAACAACAGCAGGGCTGGTGTCACCAGCCAGAACACCGGGCGCTATGTCGCTGTCCCCGGCCCGAGTGCCAGATGTTGACCCCATCGACGCGGCAGCTCACCTGCAGCTGCTTGGAGAGTCCCTGTCTCTGATTGGCCATCGGCTGCAAGAAACAGAA GGGATGGTGGCAGTGTCTGGGAGTTTGTCCGTTCTTCTGGACTCCATCCTGTGTGCTCTCGGCCCGTTGACCTGCCTCACAGCACAGATACCACAGTTAAATGGATGTCCTCGAAATGTCCTG TCAAACACATTGGACAACATTGCCTACATCATGCCCGGTCTGTGA